The Pseudomonas entomophila genome segment AGCGCCGGCAAGCTCACCAGTGAAGGGACCCTGGACCTGCACGGCCAGCGCATCGACAACAGCGACGGCCGCCTCTCCAGTGGCGGCGCGCTGAAGGTTGTCAGCACCGGCGAGCTGATCAACCAGGGCGGCGTCGTCGAAAGTGCCCAGGCCCTCACTCTGACCAGCGCCAGCCTCGACAACCGGCGCCAGGGGCTGCTCAAGAGCGAAGGCGCCGCCATCGTGGACAGCGGGCGCTTCGACAACCGCGACGGTGGGCGTCTGATCGCCGCCGGCAGCCTCGACCTCAAGGCCACGCAACTCGACAATGACGGCCGCATCGCCAGCGCCGGGCTGCTGACCGCCAACCTCGGCGGCCTCAAGCAGCAGGGTGGCGAGCTGAGCAGCAGCACCCAGCTCGACCTGGACATGAACGGTGCCGACCTGCACAACGCCGGTGTGATCAATGCACCGCTGCTGGTGCTCAAGCAACTCGGCGGCGTCGACAACCAGCACGGCGAGATCTCCAGCCAGCACGCCTTCACCCTGGCGGCCCGCAGCCTCGACAACAGCCACGGCAAGCTGGTCAGCGACCAGGCCCTGACCCTGCGCATCGAGCAGCTGTTGAGCAACCTCGCAGGCCGCATCAGCGCCAACGGCCTGGACAGCCGCAGCGCCAGCTTGGCCAATGCCGATGGCGTGATCAGCAGCCAGGGCGGCTTGCAGGTCACTGCCGACGGCCTGCTGGACAACCAGCACGGCACCTTGGTCGGCGATGGCGCCACGCAGGTGCATGCCAGCCACCTCGACAACCAAGGCGGCAGCTTGCACGGCAAGGGCGCGCTGAGCCTCGAAACCACCCGCCTGGACAACCAGGACGGCAAGCTGGTCGGCACCGACACCCTGCGCATCAGTGCTGCCAACCTGGATAACCGCAACGGCCTGATCGGCGCTACAAAAGCGCTGGAACTCGAGGTTGCCAGCCTCGACAACCGAGCGGGCGAACTGACCAGCAACACCGACCTCAGCGTGACAGGCCAGACCCTGGACAACAGCGACGGCGGGGTAGTGACGGCCGACCAGCACCTCAACCTGGGTGTCGCCCAACTGCTCAACAGCAACGGCGGCAAACTCAGCGGCCAGCGCTTCACACTCACCGGCACCGGGCTGGACAACAACGGCGGCAGCCTGCGCAGCCAGCAGCCGCTGGTGCTGCGACTGGCGGGCGAGCTGGACAACCGCGACGGCCTGCTGAGCAGCGAAGGCACCCTGGTGCTCGAGGCCGCCAGCCTCGACAACCGCCAGGGCCGGCTGTCCAGCGCCAAGGACCTGAAGGTCGAAGTCACTGGCCAACTGCTCAACCAGCACGGCGAGCTGGTCACCGACGGTACCCTGGCCCTGCGCAGCGCCGGCCTGGAAAACCAGGACGGGCGCCTTAGTGGGAAAGGCGCGACGACGCTGACCACCGGCACCCTGAACAACCAGGGCGGCCGCCTCGACAGCGGCGATACCCTGAACCTGACCACCGGGCAACTGAACAACGGTGGCAGCATCGGCAGCGCCAAGGGCCTGACCGCCAGCGTCAGCGGCCTCGACCAGCAGGGCGGCAAGCTGTTCAGCGATGCCGGCCTGACCCTCGACCTGCACAAAGGCCAGTTGAACAACCAGGGCGGCCTGATCAACGCGCTCGGCCCGCTGCAACTCGACAACCTCGCCGGCGTCAGCAACCACGAGGGCGAGATTTCCAGCGCCCAGGCCTTCACCTTCGCCGCCCAGCACCTGGACAACGCCCAGGGCAAGTTGCTGAGCAACCAGGGCCTGACCCTGCGCATCGCCCAGTTGCTGGACAACACCAAGGGCCTGATCGGCGCCGCCAGCCTCGATGCCCGCGCCGCCACCGTGGACAACCGCGGCGGCACCTTGAGCAGCCGTGGCGACCTGCTGCTGACCAGCGACGGCCGCCTCGACAACCGCGACCAGGGCCTGATCAGCGCCAACCAGGCCCTGACCCTACGTACCATGGCCCTGGACAACAGCGCCAACGGCCTGGTCAACAGCCAGGGCCGCCTCGAGCTGCACAGCGCCAGCCTCGACACCGGCAGCGGCGGCGAAGTCTCCGCCAAGGGCGCCATGGCCCTGGACCTCGGCGCGATCGCGCTGGCGGGCGGCCGCCTGGTTGGCGAGGATGCCGTCACCCTGGACCTGAACGGCAATGACCTGGACAACCGCAAGGGCAAGATCCTCGTCCAGGGGCCGCTGACCCTGGAGCGCCTGGGCGCCATCAACAACCAGGGCGGCGAGCTCTCCAGCCAGCAGGCGCTGACCCTGACCACCGACCTGCTCGACAACACCGACGGCAAGCTGATCAGCAGCCAGGTGCTGACGATCAACGCCGCCAGCCTGCTCAACCAGAACGGCCTGGTGTCCGGTTGGAAAGGCCTGGCCGTGACCGGCGCGAGCGTCGACAACCGCCACCATGGCACGCTGTCCAGCCGCAACGGCGCGCTGGATGTGCAGCTGTCCGGCGCCCTGCTCAACAGCGCGGCCGGTGCCTTGGTCAGCCAGGGCCGGCTGAGCGTCGCGGCCGCCAGCCTCGACAACACGGCCGGCATCCTTTCCAGCGGCGCCGGCCAGAGCCTGACCATCGCCGGTGAGCTGAACAATGGCGCCGGCGGCCTGATCGACAGCGGCGCCGAACTCGGCCTGCAAGCCACCACCCTCGACAACCAGGGCGGCACCGTCAATGGCCAGCAAGCCATGACCGTCACCGCCACCGACCTGCGCAACCAGGGCGGCACATTGGCCAGCAACGGCGGCCTGACCCTCGACTTGCTCGGCAAGCTGGAAAACGCCAACGGCAAGCTCGCCAGCGGCGGCCCGTTGCTGCTGCAACGCGCGACCCAGGTCGACAACCAGGGTGGTCAGATCGCCAGCCAGGGCCTGCTGACCCTGCTGGCCGGCAGCCTCGACAACCGCCAGCACGGCACCGTGGTGAGCAAGGGCCGCATGGCGATCACCACCACCGGCATCCTGCGCAACGACGCCGACGGCCTGATCTATAGCGAAGGCGCCGACCTGCAGGTCACCGCCGCCAGGCTGAGCAACCGTGGCGGCCTGATGCAAGGCCAGGGCGGCCTGAACCTCACCATTGATGGCGAGCTCGACAACCAGGGCGGCAAGCTGCTGGCCAGCACCGGGGACGTCGACGTCAAGGCCAGTACCTTGAACAACCAGGGTGGCACCCTGGCCAGCCTCAAGGGGTTGTTGCGCATCGAGGCCAACCAGAAGCTGCTCAACGGCCAGGACGGCGCCGGCAAGGGCGGTGTCCTGCATGGCCAGCGCCTGGACCTGACCGCAGGCAGCATCGACAACCAGCACGGCCGTATCGCCGCCCAGAACGGCGATGCGCTGATCAACACCGCCACCTTGGTCAACACCAACGGCGGCCTGTACGCCAGCAACCTGCTGAAACTCAAAGGCACGACCCTGGACAACAGCGCCGGCCAGATCGCCGCCGGGCGGGTCGAACTGGCGCTGGACGGGCAGCTCGGCAACCGCGCCGGGGTGATCGAAACCGACAGCACCCTCGCCGTGAAGGCCAGCGGCGTCGACAACCAGGGCGGCCAGTTGCGCGCCCTGGGCGTCGATGGCAAGACCGACCTGCAGATCGGCGGCGTGTTCGACAACCGCAACGGCCAGTTGGAAACCCGCAACACCGACTTCACCCTGAACGTCGCCGGCCTGCGCAACCAGGGTGGCAGCCTGCTGCACGGCGGCGCCGGCACCTTCGATGTCGCCACCGCCAACCTGCTCGACGCCGGTGGCAACGTGCTGACCCGTGGCGGCCTGACGCTGACCGCGGACACCTGGACCAACAGCAGCGTGATCCAGGCCGGGCGCCTGACCCTCAACGTCAACCAGTTGAACCAGACCGCCCAGGGCCAGTTGCTGGCCTCGGACCGCCTGGTGGGCACCGGCGGCAACTGGAACAACGACGGCCTGATCGCCAGCGATGGCTCGGCGCAGTTGACCCTGGCCGGGCGCTACAGCGGCAACGGTCGCTACAGCAGCCTGGGCGACCTCGGCCTGAGCGCCGGGCAATTGGACCTGGGCGCCGCCGGCAGCGTGGCGAGCGGGCAGGACACCACCGTCAACGTCGCCGGCCAGCTCAACAATGCCGGCCGCCTGACCGCCGCCGACAACCTCACGCTGACGGCGGGTGGCGTCACGAACAGCGGCACGCTGGCCAGCGGTGAAGACCTGACCCTGACCACCCCGGTGCTGCTCAACAGCAAGGGCCTGATCACCAGCGGCGGCGACATGCGCCTGCTGGCCGCAAGCTTCACCAACAGCTACGCCGACGTCTATGGCCTGGGCAACGTCCTGATCGCCCGTGACCCGAGCCAGGCCAAGGCCGACCTGCTGGACAACCGCTCGGGCACGATCGAAAGCGGTCGCAACCTGACGATCAACGCCACCACCGTCAACAACCTGCGTGACGTGTTCGACCATACGGAGCCGGAAAAGAAGTCGATCAAGATCACCGAGCTCGACTGCAACCTGATCCCTGGCCCCGGCTGTGATTTCCGCAAGAAAGGCCGGCGCAATGGCCTGTGGCAGATCGATGAGGTCGACAGCCTGACTGTCACCCGCAGCAGTGCCGCCGCCAACCTCAACAGCGGCGCCGACCTGCTGATCAACGCCCAGGTGCTGAACAACAGCAGCAGCGCGATCAGCGCCACCGGCAACCTCACCGCCAATGCCGTCACCATCAACAACAAAGGCTTGCAGGCCCAGGAGACCAAGACCACCCGCAAGTTCGTCAGCCACGTCAAACAGATCCACGGCGCGATTCCGGCCGCGGCCGCCTTCAACGCCAGGAACGCCACCAAACCGTCGGCGACGGTCGAGGCCGACCTCAGCAACTTCCTGAGCCTGATGGGCGGCGGCATGATTGCCAGGGAAGTCACCACCCTCAACGGTGATGGCCAGGCCTACGACGCGGTGATCCAGGCCGGCGGCAACGTGGCGTTGAATGCCGCGCAGAACATCAACAACAGCGTGGTCCGCTCGCACTACGCCTATATCGCGGCCGGGCGCACCAAGACCGACACCGGCGCGGGCAGCGGCTACTCCACCGCAGTCTCGATCAACGCCCAGCTACCGCCGGACCTGGCCCAGCAGCAGGTCAACCCGGTGACGCTACCGGGCTTCAGCCTGCCGACCAGCCAGAACGGCCTGTTCCGCCTGAGCGAGCAGGGCGCCAGCAGCGCGCAGGCGGCCCAGGGCAGCAGCACGGCGCAGCACTGGACCCTGGGTGGGGCCAGCGTCGACCTGGCCCAGCGCCAGCAACAGCCTGACAGCCAAGGCCGGACCCTCCAGCTGGACGCGGTCACGCCACTGGCCGCCAGCACCCGTGAAGTGACGGTGGCGGCACGCGAGGCCGCTGGCATCGATACCCGCGCCAGTGTGATCGAAGTGGCCGGCGTCGGCAGCGCCGATGTCGGTACGCTACAGCCCGTGCGCAGCCAGCCGGGTGCCATCACCCGGGTCGAAGGCATCGAAGCGCAGGCGCCGCTCGCCGTTGCCGAGCCGACGCCGAGCGTGGTCGCCGTGGTTGAACCGGCCCAGGTACCGACCCTGGTCGCCAGCCAGGCCATCACCCGCGTGCAGGGCCTGCCCGAGCGCCAGGCGCAGCCGCAGCCGCACAAGTACCTGGTCGAAACCAACCCGGCACTGACCGAACTCAAGCAGTTCATGAGCTCGGACTACCTGCTCGCCAACCTCGGCTACAACCCCGACCAGAGCGCCAAGCGCCTGGGTGACGGCTTCTACGAGCAGCGCCTGATCCGCGATGCGGTGATGGCCCGTACCGGCCAGCGCTTCATCGACGGCCAGAACACCGACGAGAAGCTGTTCAAGTACCTGATGGACAACGCCATCAAGAGCAAGCAGCAGCTCAACCTGGCGGTGGGCGTGAGCCTGAGCGCCGAGCAGGTCGCGGCCCTGACCCACGACATCGTCTGGCTGGAAAAGACCACGGTGCGCGGCGAGGAAGTGCTGGCGCCGGTGCTCTACCTGGCCCACGCCAACCAACGCCTGGCGCCCAACGGCGCGCTGATTGCCGGTAACAACGTCAATCTGATCGCCGGCCAGAACCTCGACAACGCCGGTACCCTGCGCGCCCTCGAAAAGCTCACCGGCACGGTCGGCAACGACCTGGTCAACAGCGGTCTGATCGAAGCGGGTGGCCGCCTGGATGTGCTGGCTGGCAACAACATCGTCAACAAGGCCGGTGGCATTATCGCTGGGCGCGATGTGTCGCTGGTCGCCACCAACGGCAGCGTGCTCAACGAGCGCAGCGTCACCGTGCACGAAAGCAGCGACGGCGTGCTCAGCGAGCGCACCGACTTCCTCGACAGCGCGGCCCGCATCGAGGCGGCCAACGACCTGAGCGTCAAGGCCGGGCGCGACGTCATCAGCAGCGCCAGCGTGTTGCAGAGCGGTCGCGACTTGACCCTGCAGGCCGGGCGCGACCTGAGCCTGGGCGTGGTCGAGCAGGTCGGCAGCCATGCCAACGCGGCGGCGCGCCACAACAGCTCGACAATCACCCAGCATGGCTCCGCGGTCCTGGCCGGGCGTGACATATCGGCGGTCGCCGGCCGGGACCTGGCGGCGATTGCCAGCCAGATCGAAGCCAAGCGCGACGTGGCGATGTCGGCCGGTGCCGGCCTGAGCCTGATCTCGGCGGCCAACGAGCAGCATTCGGCGGTGAACACCAAGAAGGTCAAGGCGCGTGAAGACCACGTGCAGCAGGTGTCCACCACCGTCAAGGCCGGTGGCGACGTCGCCCTGATCGCCGGCCAGGACCTGGCGATGAGCGCCAGCCGGGTCGAGGCCGGGGACGAGGCCTACCTGGTTGCGGGCGGCCGGCTGGGCTTGCTGGCGGCCGAAGACAGCGATTACTCGCTGTATGACAAGAAAAAGAAGGGCAGCTTCGGCAGCAAGAAGACCCAGCGTGATGAAGTGACCAAGGTGACCCAGGTGGGCAGCGAGGTCATCAGCGGCGGCAACCAGACCCTGCAAAGCGGCGGCGACCAGCTGTACCAGGCGGCCAAGCTCGACAGCGGCCAGGACATCACCATCGCCAGCGGCGGCGCGGTTACCTTCGAAGCGGTCAAGGACCTGCATCAGGAGAGCCACCAGAAGAGCAAGAGCGATCTGGCGTGGACCAGTGCCAAAGGCAAGGGCCACACCGACGAGACCCTGCGCCAGACGCAGATGGTCGCCCAGGGCGAACTGGCGATCAGAGCGGTCGATGGCCTGAACATCGACATCAAGCAGATTGACCAGAAGTCGGTGCACCAGGCGATCAACGCCATGGTCCAGGCCGATCCCAAGCTGGCCTGGCTCAAGGACGCCGAGCAGCGTGGCGATGTGGACTGGCGCCAGGTCCAGGAACTGCACGACAGCTTCAAGTACAGCAATTCCAGCCTCGGCCAAGGGGCCATGCTGGCGATCATCATTGTCGTGACCGTGTTGACGGCCGGGGCTGCAAGTGCGGCGGTAGGTTCTGCTGCGGGCGCCACTGCGGGGTCCGGTTCGGTAATGGCGGCGGCAGGCACTGCCACGGCTGCGACCACGACCACCGCCACGGCCGCCGCTGCGACCACTGCCGCTGCGAGCACCGCTGCGACGGCAGCCGCGACCACTGCTGCCGCGACGACCGCTGCGACGACCGCCGCGACCACTACGGTGGCTGCTGGCTGGGGCAATGTCATGGCCTCCTCGGTGCTGACGGGGATGGCCAGCAACGGCGCGGTCAGCTTCATCAACAACGGCGGCAACCTGGGCGCGACGTTCAAGGATGTCACCTCGAGCCAGAGCCTGCGCGGCTACGCCACAGGCGCGCTGACCGCCGGCTTTACCGCCGGCGTGCTGGACAACGCGTTCGGGGTCACGGGGGACAACGTCAACCGGGTGACCAAGGGCTTCGACCTCAGCAAGCTGTCCGATATCGGCAAGTTCACCGCCTACTCAGCTGCGCAGGGCGCCGCCCAGGCGTCGTTCAGCACGGCTCTGCAGGGTGGCAGCCTCAAGGACAACCTGCGCAACTCCCTGGCCTCCCAGGCGCAAGGCGTGCTGCGTGGCGTGGCGTTCAATGCCGTGGGTGACTTCGCCAGCGATCACAAGTGGGCGAACGCCAGCGTCGAGAAGACCGCGCTGCATGCACTGGTCGGCGGCCTGCTTAGCGAGGCTGCGGGCAAGGGCTTTGCCACCGGCGCACTGGCGGCGGGCGCCAACGAGGCGATGAGCGAAGGCTTGAGCAAGCTGGTCAAGGGTGACAAGCAACTGGAACTGATGGCTTCGCAGTTGGTGGGTCTGACTTCGGCGGCGATGGTCGGTGGCGACCTGCAGACCGGGATCGACATCGCCAAGGACGCGACGGCGTACAACCGTCAGTTGCACCCTGAGGAGAAGCGCCTGATCAAGGAGAAGGCGGCTGAACTGACGCGTGAGCGTGGGCAGCCGAAGCTGGAAGGGTTCACCTGGGAAGAGTTGTTGACACTGGCCAGTGACAGCCAGCTGGACAACAGCGCCGAGCGTAAATACAACGCCCTGCGCGCCCAACTGCAGGCCAGCTCGCAACAAGGCAACCCACTGACCGCGAAGTTCGACAGTGACATGGAGTTCGCCAATTTGGTCGTGCGGCAGATGAGCGAGCAGGGCACGCCGCTGCACTGGAAGGATGGCTCGGTCATCACCGCGCATGGCAAGGAGGTGCGGGCGTTCCAGGCGACGGCCGAGCAGAAGGCGGACAGCCAGCTGTTTGCCAGCAATGGCAGCGGCAGCTTCGGGCCCATCAGTGGCAACCTGCAGGGCGATGTCGAGCGTTTCGGTGCGGGGACTACGCTGAAGCGTCACTCCGAGATCGGCCTGTTCAATGGGTCAAGCGATGCGTCCGATACGACGATGCAGCGTGTCCGGGACTCGACCATTGGCGGGTTGAAGGACTTCACCCTGCTGGATGTGTTGCCGTTGGGCCGTGCGGCCAGTGTCGGCGGCAAAGCGGTTGCGGCCGTCGAAGCCAAGGTGGCGGAGCAGGTGGGGGAGGCTGTCCTGAAGGGCGGTGCGACCTACGTTGAGAGCAAAGTCATCCAGGCCAATACCACGGTACAGCTGAGCGAGGCGGTGACGCTGGCGGGCGGGAAGGTGCTGCCCAAAGGCAGTGTGGTGACGGTGGCCGACGATACGATGAAGGTCGTTTACCCGAATGGGGTGAGTGAGATAGGGTCGTATGGTAAGGCGGTGGGGCAGCCGTTGGCGTTGCCGGGGGCTAACGGTGCAAAAGGGGCCGCGACGGCCGCTGAAACAGCGACTCAAGTTCCTGGGCGTGTCCAGTCACGTGTCAACTTGATGACTGGTAACAAAAGTGCAGGTTGGGAGCACGTTGTTAGCCGTCATTTCAATTCAGAAGTGAATGCAAGCCAGTTCACAGTTTCTCAAGGTGAGCTTCGTATGTTGCTTAAAAGTAAAGAGGTGGTTGGTGCTCCCGTAATCAGAACACTCGAAAGCGCACAGGGTATTAGATATGTCCGAGAAATAAATCTTGCTCAGCCTGTCGGTGTTGATAAATTCAGTGGTCAGCCAACCTCTACCATGACTGTACTTACTGATAAGTTGGGAAATTTAATTACAGCTACTCCGGGGGTTATCAAGTGAAACTAATTGGGAGCCTTGTTGAGCAGGATTTTCGTGAGGAGCTTTCTAAATCATGGGATGGGCTTAGAAGTCAGGGTAGTAGAGTGCTGTCAATTTTACAAAGTAGGCTGGGGGGTATTAATAGCGCTTTTGTGCTGAGCTGGACGCCTGAGCAGGCAGAGGATTTGTATATAATAATGGTTAATGGGGTTTATGTGGTTTGGCTTGAGGCTTTAAGAGAGAGTGGGGAGTTGGTAAGTTTTGAGATGACCACTGTAAAAGAATATGAGAAATCGCTTCGCTCTCGGCAGCATAAAATTAAATTGGCGGTTGCGCTTGATTTGGCAGGTAGGCTTTAATATTAATTGCCGGCTATTGAAGGTGCTGTTATCGCTGGCGAATATCTTCGGGAAAAGGGGGCGGGACGCGGGAAAAGGGGACGGATTTGAATGGCACTTACTTAACATGCTTCGGATGCCCATATCTTCTGATCTCTGCCCTTGCTGATCGACGTGGCTTGGTCAGCAAGGGGTAGGCCTGAGGCCTTCGTTTTATGGCCCGAGGCTCGACACGACCAGGCCGGTTGCCCACACGCCTTTGAGCAATCAGCATCAGCAAATCTGCTAATTGATCTTCCCCATCACCGTAGCTGCGCTGTCGTAGCGCCAGCCATAGCTGGAGACTGTGCTTGAAACTCAGCTCGCGGGGCAAGCAATCGGCCATTAACGCCGATTGCGACATGAGCATCCGGATCAGGTTGTGTGCCAGCAGATAGACCCACAGCTCCTTGACCGCCATCCCTGGGGTTTTGCAGCTCAGTTTCCCCAATCCCAACGTTGCCTTCAGGTTTCGCAAATCCAGTTCGACATGCCAGCGTCCTTTGTAGAGCGACCTGAGGGCTGACTTGGGTGTTTGTTTTGGGCATTGCAACGTTGTCACCAGGATCTTTCCACCGGCCTTCAGCTCTCTCACCGTCAGCCTCTGCGGCGCCTGTTCATAGTGCGCCATGCTCATCCATGGCGGCCTGCATGCAGGCTTTTTCAGCTCGATCAAATGGTCATCCGATCCGAGACGTTGTCCTAAAGCAAAATCAGTACTGCGCCGCCGCGCTCCATATTGTTCGAACACGCCATCGATGCCCCTTCGCTGCAGCTCACACAACAGAAAGTAAGTGGCGTAATAGGCATCGCCCAACAGAATATCGCCTGTTTTCAGCACATTGAGCATTGACCTGAGCAAGGTCTGTTCATCGCCGCCTTTGCCTCTGAAGCGGCCCAAAGCAGCGTCCAGAACGGTACCGCTACATAGACAGACAATGCCAACCATTCGGCAGAGTGGGAAACCCAGGCCGACCTTCTGCCCCCGTGATTGTGGATATGCAACCTGATTGGCAGCCGTGTCGGGCATCGAAACGGTTGTTCCATCAACAAGACGCACGGGCCGTCCCCTCCAACGCCACGACGAGGGGGCTTGATCACTGATCGATGAAGCCGTGTGACGAACCAGTGTTGAGACCATCTCCACCGGTAGGCGCTGTCTGGCTCTGCAGAAGGCGCCTGTACGAGTGCTGTTGGGCTTCATACCGTTGCAGGATCGCTTGATGGAAAAGTCATTGACCGCCTGCTGGCAGGAGCGATCAGCATTCATTGCTTGAGCCAGGAACATCGAGAGCGTTTCAGTCGGTGGGAATAGGCGCTCTCGATGTGCTGGCAACGCTGACTCGACACGCTTTAGCAGTTCGGGGGCCATGAGGAGATCGAAAAATGCCTGAGCGTCACTGGTCGAAGCATGGTGGCGAAAACGCTGCTGTTGATGCTGAAGGATTTGACGTCTACGATCCATTCTGGGCTGCGTCCTTGGCTTAATGGTGTGTGTTCGCAACTATCACCGTAGACCAAGGCCAGCCCTTCTTCATTTTTTTCTTATGGATCAAAGGGTTGATGGCTAAGTAAGTGCCATTCGGGACGGATTTATTTTCCTACTCTAATTTCAGCCTTTTGTGGTGAGAAAAGGGAGAAAAGGGGGCGGATTTGAATGGCACTTACTTAACATGCTTCGGATGCCCATATCTTCTGATCTCTGCCCTTGCTGATCGACGTGGCTTGGTCAGCAAGGGGTAGGCCTGAGGCCTTCGTTTTATGGCCCGAGGCTCGACACGACCAGGCCGGTTGCCCACACGCCTTTGAGCAATCAGCATCAGCAAATCTGCTAATTGATCTTCCCCATCACCGTAGCTGCGCTGTCGTAGCGCCAGCCATAGCTGGAGACTGTGCTTGAAACTCAGCTCGCGGGGCAAGCAATCGGCCATTAACGCTGATTGCGACATGAGCATCCGGATCAGGTTGCGTGCCAGCAGATAGACCCACAGCTCCTTGACCGCCATCCCTGGGGTTTTGCAGCTCAGTTTCCCCAATCCCAACGTTGCCTTCAGGTTTCGCAAATCCAGTTCGACATGCCAGCGTCCTTTGTAGAGCGACCTGAGGGCTGACTTGGGTGTTTGTTTTGGGCATTGCAACGTTGTCACCAGGATCTTTCCACCGGCCTTCAGCTCTCTCACCGTCAGCCTCTGCGGCGCCTGTTCATACTGCGCCATGCTCATCCATGGTGGCCTGCATGCAGGCTTTTTCAGCTCGATCAAATGGTCATCCGATCCGAGACGTTGTCCTAAAGCAAAATCAGTACTGCGCCGCCGTGCTCCATATTGTTCGAACACGCCATCGATGCCCCTTCGCTGCAGCTCACACAACAGAAAGTAAGTGGCGTAATAGGCATCGCCCAACAGAATATCGCCTGTTTTCAGCACATTGAGCATTGACCTGAGCAAGGTCTGTTCATCGCCTCAAGGAGAAGGCGGCAGAGCTGACGCGTGAGCGTGGGCAGCCGAAGCTGGAAGGGTTCACCTGGGAAGAGTTGCTGACACTGGCCAGTGACAGCCAGCTGGACAACAGTGCCGAGCGTAAATACAACGCCCTGCGCGCCCAACTGCAGGCCAGCTCGCAACAAGGCAACCCACTGACCGCGAAGTTCGACAGTGACATGGACTTCGCCAACTCGGTCGTGCGGCAGATGAGCGAGCAGGGCACGCCGCTGCACTGAAAGGATGGCTCGGTCATCACCGCGCATGGCAAGGAGGTGCGGGCGTTCCAGGCGACAGCCGAGCAGAAGGCGGACAGCCAGTTGTTTGCCAGCAATGGCAGCGGCAGCTTCGGGCCCATCAGTGGCAACCTGCAGGGCGATGTCGAGCGCTTCGATGCGGGGACGGCGCTGAAGCGTTACTCCGAGATCGGCCTGTTCAATGGGTCAAGCGATGCATCTGACTGGACGATGGAGCGTGTTCGGTCCGATGCGGTTGCCGGGGTGAATAACCTCACCCAGGACCTGCTGGGAGTGTTGCCGTTAGGCCGTGCGGCC includes the following:
- a CDS encoding IS4 family transposase — encoded protein: MDRRRQILQHQQQRFRHHASTSDAQAFFDLLMAPELLKRVESALPAHRERLFPPTETLSMFLAQAMNADRSCQQAVNDFSIKRSCNGMKPNSTRTGAFCRARQRLPVEMVSTLVRHTASSISDQAPSSWRWRGRPVRLVDGTTVSMPDTAANQVAYPQSRGQKVGLGFPLCRMVGIVCLCSGTVLDAALGRFRGKGGDEQTLLRSMLNVLKTGDILLGDAYYATYFLLCELQRRGIDGVFEQYGARRRSTDFALGQRLGSDDHLIELKKPACRPPWMSMAHYEQAPQRLTVRELKAGGKILVTTLQCPKQTPKSALRSLYKGRWHVELDLRNLKATLGLGKLSCKTPGMAVKELWVYLLAHNLIRMLMSQSALMADCLPRELSFKHSLQLWLALRQRSYGDGEDQLADLLMLIAQRRVGNRPGRVEPRAIKRRPQAYPLLTKPRRSARAEIRRYGHPKHVK